A genomic segment from Tuwongella immobilis encodes:
- a CDS encoding nucleotidyltransferase domain-containing protein, whose amino-acid sequence MDRFSSSPASSSVHHPTPFGNPHAIDPHWLARIDAELSAIELREQVRILYAVESGSRAWGFPSQDSDYDVRFLYVRPRDWYLSIRVESQRDVIECPLDDLLDCNGWDLRKALQLFAKANPSLTEWLQSPIVYRDCEGLADRLRGLQSEFFSPVAALAHYLSMARGNFRTFLQGPTVKLKKYFYVLRPVLAARWLEQGRGIVPMPFAELLTVLPDDAPLRADIESLLAKKLASEELDSGPRIDSIHEFLTRELERLSPNSVSHHGPQGSMETLDALFRDYLKNR is encoded by the coding sequence ATGGACCGATTTTCGTCATCGCCCGCATCGTCGTCAGTGCATCACCCGACCCCGTTCGGCAATCCGCACGCGATCGATCCGCACTGGTTGGCCCGCATTGATGCCGAACTCTCGGCCATCGAATTGCGGGAACAGGTGCGGATCTTGTACGCGGTCGAGTCCGGCAGCCGCGCTTGGGGATTCCCATCTCAAGACAGCGATTACGATGTGCGGTTCCTTTACGTCCGCCCACGGGATTGGTATCTTTCCATTCGCGTGGAATCGCAGCGCGATGTCATCGAATGTCCGCTCGATGATCTTCTCGATTGCAACGGTTGGGATCTCCGCAAAGCCCTGCAACTATTCGCCAAGGCCAATCCTTCGTTGACCGAATGGTTGCAATCGCCAATTGTCTACCGCGATTGCGAAGGTTTGGCCGACCGTCTGCGCGGGCTGCAATCGGAATTCTTCTCCCCCGTTGCGGCATTGGCCCACTATTTGAGCATGGCACGCGGCAACTTCCGCACCTTTCTCCAAGGGCCGACCGTCAAATTGAAGAAATATTTCTACGTACTTCGCCCCGTGTTGGCGGCTCGCTGGTTGGAACAGGGGCGCGGGATTGTCCCGATGCCGTTCGCCGAGTTGCTGACCGTGTTGCCCGATGATGCCCCGCTTCGAGCCGACATCGAATCCCTGCTCGCCAAGAAGTTGGCCAGCGAGGAACTCGATTCCGGGCCGCGAATCGATTCGATTCACGAATTCCTGACACGGGAACTCGAACGATTGTCTCCCAACAGCGTGTCTCACCATGGGCCGCAAGGTTCGATGGAGACATTGGATGCGCTATTTCGGGATTATCTGAAGAATCGGTAA
- a CDS encoding aminotransferase class I/II-fold pyridoxal phosphate-dependent enzyme — translation MPDWMDEELQLRHDRGLLRQRRLRTVHGVQMAQDGHSLIGFASNDYLDLAHDPRLARAAARAAQRFGTGAGAAALVTGYQSPHAALEHALARWECCESAVLFASGYTANVATLASLADRSDAIFSDSLNHASLIDGSRLSRATVAVYQHLDCDHLESLLRTVGASARRRIIATDTVFSMDGDVAPLAELIELAERYDALLVLDEAHGTGVLGPTGGGLVETLPESARGNPDRRLKIGTLSKALGGQGGFAVGPRRSIEFLVNHARGFVFSTAMAPPLAAIGRAAVRIARQATDRRATLQRLHTRLVNGLQTLGYPPPPSRLPTPIVPIILGDPDVAIAASQRLQQLGFLVPAIRPPTVPIGTSRLRISLSAGHSDAQLDALLDALRITLPPR, via the coding sequence ATGCCAGACTGGATGGACGAGGAACTGCAACTCCGTCACGATCGCGGCCTGCTGCGACAACGCCGATTGCGCACCGTGCACGGGGTGCAGATGGCGCAGGATGGTCATTCGCTGATCGGGTTTGCCTCGAATGATTATCTCGATCTGGCCCACGATCCACGCCTCGCACGAGCCGCCGCACGAGCCGCCCAACGCTTCGGCACCGGCGCAGGAGCGGCCGCACTCGTCACCGGCTACCAATCACCGCACGCCGCATTGGAACACGCCTTGGCACGCTGGGAATGCTGCGAATCCGCCGTGTTATTCGCCAGCGGATACACTGCCAATGTGGCGACGTTGGCCAGTCTGGCCGATCGTTCCGATGCCATCTTCTCGGATTCGCTGAATCATGCGAGTTTGATCGATGGTTCCCGGTTGAGTCGGGCCACCGTCGCCGTCTACCAGCATCTCGATTGCGATCATTTGGAATCGCTGCTCCGCACAGTCGGGGCATCCGCCCGGCGACGCATCATCGCCACCGATACCGTGTTTAGCATGGATGGCGATGTGGCACCGCTGGCGGAATTGATCGAACTGGCCGAACGGTACGATGCGTTGCTGGTGCTGGATGAGGCCCACGGAACCGGGGTGCTGGGACCGACCGGCGGCGGACTCGTGGAAACGCTCCCGGAATCCGCTCGCGGCAATCCCGATCGACGCCTGAAAATCGGTACGCTGTCCAAGGCATTGGGCGGACAGGGCGGATTCGCCGTTGGCCCGCGCCGCAGCATCGAATTTCTGGTGAATCACGCACGCGGATTTGTCTTTTCCACGGCAATGGCTCCACCGTTGGCGGCGATTGGTCGAGCGGCCGTGCGGATTGCCCGCCAAGCAACCGACCGCCGCGCCACGCTTCAGCGACTGCACACGCGCCTCGTGAATGGATTGCAGACGCTGGGCTATCCACCGCCGCCCAGCCGCCTGCCCACGCCGATTGTGCCCATCATCCTGGGCGATCCCGATGTGGCGATTGCCGCCAGTCAGCGATTGCAACAACTCGGCTTTTTGGTTCCCGCCATTCGCCCGCCGACGGTGCCGATCGGCACATCCCGCCTGCGCATCAGCCTTTCCGCTGGACACAGCGACGCCCAACTCGACGCCTTGCTGGACGCCCTGCGAATCACGCTTCCGCCGCGATAA